The Rattus rattus isolate New Zealand chromosome 1, Rrattus_CSIRO_v1, whole genome shotgun sequence genome includes a region encoding these proteins:
- the LOC116891149 gene encoding thymosin beta-4, with translation MSDKPDMAEIEKFDKSKLKKTETQEKNPLPSKETIEQEKQAGES, from the coding sequence ATGTCTGACAAACCCGATATGGCTGAGATCGAGAAATTCGATAAGTCAAAGTtgaagaagacagaaacacaagagaaaaatcCTCTGCCTTCAAAAGAAACAATTGAACAAGAGAAGCAAGCTGGCGAATCGTAA